The following is a genomic window from Streptomyces lincolnensis.
CCAGGCGCTGGAGGCGGCCCGGGAGGGCACCCGGATGTACGGGCCGGATCCGGTGGAGGTGGCGCCGTTCTCCTGCGCGCCCACGCGGATCGAGGTCACCGGGGAGAGCAGCCTGGAAGCCGCCCGGCGTCTGGCCGGACCGGTCGCCGTCCTGAACTTCTCCTCCGCCCGCAATCCCGGCGGCGGTTACCTCAACGGCGCCCAGGCCCAGGAAGAGGCCCTGTGCCGGGCCTCCGCGCTGTACGCCTGCCTGGTCGGAGTCCGGGAGTTCTACGACCACCACCGCGCCCACCGCGACCCGTTCTACACCGACCGCGTCATCCACTCACCTGCCGTGCCCGTCTTCCGCGACGACCGCGGCCGCCTCCTCGACGAGCCGTACCTTGCAGGCTTCCTGACCGCCGCCGCGCCGAACGCCGGGGTGGTGCGGCGCACGGCACCGGAGCGGGAGGCCGAGCTGCCCCAGGCCCTCGCGGCGCGGGCCGAGCGGGTCCTGGAGGTCGCCGCCGCGCACGGCTACCGGCGGCTGGTGCTGGGCGCCTGGGGCTGCGGGGTGTTCCAGAACGACCCCGCGCAGGTGGCGGAAGCCTTCCGCGCCCTGCTCGGGCCCGGCGGGCGCTTCGCCGGGGCCTTCGAGCACGTGGTGTTCGGGGTGCTGGACCGGACGCGGGGCGCGGTGGTGCGGGAGGCGTTCGTCCGGGCGTTCGCGTCGTCGGAGCGTCAGCTCCAGCGGTGAGCGTGGGAAGTTGGGCGTGGGGCGTGAGCGTGGGGCGGGTCAGCTCCAGTCGTAGCGCTCGTGGAGCCGGTGCCTGACCAGGTTGAACCGGCCCCGGTCCAGGGCGCACGCCTCGCGGCGCATGCCCTTCTCGTGCAGCCGCAGGATGCGGTCGACGTCCACCCAGGAGTCCCGCCCGGACCGGTCCCAGGGACCGCTGCCGATCGGCACCCACTCCCGGTCCCCGTCGTGCCGCTTGCTCGACAACTGCACCGCGAGGAGGGTCCCGGCCGCCTCCCGGGCCACCACGAGCACGGGCCGGTCCTTGCCGCGCCCGTCGTTCTCCTCGAAGGGCACCCAGGTCCAGACGATCTCCCCGGGGTCGGGGTCGCCGTCGTGCGCGGGGGAGTACTCGGTGCGCACCGTGCCGACCTGGCGGGGGTCGGCCTCGGTGGTGGCGGTGCGGCCGAAGCGGCCGGGGACGTTCTCGTCCGTGTCAGGGGTAAACGCAGTCACGGGGGCACCTTAAGGGGTGCCCCCGTGACCGCCACGCGTCAGTCCTCCTTGATCGGTACCTTCTGGGCGGGCGGCGGCACCGCACCGTTCAGCGGCGAAGCCCCGCCTGCGGCCTGCCCGTTCTGGTTCATCGACTGGAGCAGCTGGCGGGCCAGCCCCAGTCCCGTCCCGCCCATCGTCAGCGCCTTGGCGAGCATGTCCGCCATGCCGTCGGCGCCGTTGAGGACCACCATGTTGTCGACGTTGCCGAACGCGGACGCGCCCGCCTTGACGATCTCCGGCCAGTTCTCGGCGAGTTGCTGGGCGACGACCGCCTCCTGGTTCTCGGCGAGCGCGGCGGCGCGGGCCTTGATGGCGTCCGCCTCCGCGAGCCCTTTCGCCTTGGCCGCCTGGGCCTCGGCGAGCCCCCTGGCCTGAGCCGCGGCCGCCTCGGCCTCGCCGGTGGCCCGGGTCGCCGCCGCCATGGCCGTACCGCGCGCCTTGGTCGCCTCGGCCTCGGCGCCCGCGGCCGCCTTGACCCGGGTCGCCTCGGCCGCCGCCGCGAGCTCGGTCTCCTTGGCCTTGGCCTCGGCAGCCGAGATCCGCGCGTCACGCTCGGCCTCGGCCAGGGTGCGCTTCTCGTAGGCCTGCGCGTCCGCCGGCTTGCGGACGTCCGCCTGGAGCTGCTGCTCCCGCCGGTGCGCCTCCAGTTCGGCGACCCGGGTCTCCTGGACCACGACCTCCTGACGGGCCGCCGCGTCGGCGAGGGGTCCGGCCTGCTGTGCCTTCGCACCCGCCTTGTCCCGCTCGGCCTGGTAACCGGCCTGGAGAATCTCGCTGTCCCGGGTGGCCTCCGCCATCCGCGCGAACGCCTGCTGCTCGGCCTCGGTGGCCAGCCGGTTCGCCTCCGCCTGTGCGATCCGCGCGTCCCGCTGCACGGCCGCCGCGTGCGGCATCGCCAGGTTCTGGATGTAGCCGGTCGGGTCCTCGATCTCGTGGATCTGCAACGAGTCCACGATCAGCCCAAGCTTCTCCATCTCCGTCCCGCAGGCCGCCCGGGTCTGCCCGGTGAGTTTCTCCCGGTCGCGGATCATGTCCTCGACCGTCAACCCGCCCACGATGGACCGCAGATGACCGGCGAAGACGTTGTGCACCCGCTCGGACATCAGCTTCTGCTGGTCGAGGAAACGACGCCCCGCGTTGGCGATCGACACGAAGTCGTCGCCCACCTTGAAGATGACCACGCCCCGCACCTTGAGCGGAATGCCCTGGTGGGTCACGCAGTCCACGTGCAACTCGGTCTCGTTCAGGTCGAGCGACAGCTTGCGCACCGCCTGCACCCCGGGCAGCACCATCGTGCCGCGCCCGGTGACGATACGGAAACCCATCCCTTCCTCAAGGCCCTCGGTCCGGTGCTTCGAACCGGAGATGATCAGAGCCTCGTTGGGTTCGGCGACCCGCCACATCATCTTGAACAGACCGATCACGACGAGCACGGCGAGAACCGCCGCCCCCGCAACGACGCCGACAACCATCGGCATTCGCCCCCTTTGCATGGTGCCCTGACGGCACCGAACGAAAGGGAGTGTGCGCCTGTACGGCGCCGGGGAACAGAGACTGGCCCATCCTTGTGGAAACCTTGACACATACCGCTCTCACCTGCGGCGGAGCGAGCTCAACTGTCGTACGCGGCTGTGACATAGACCGTTCTGGGCGGCAGGTACTCCACCACCATCACCACCGTCCCGGACTCGATCCGGTCCTTGCCGGAGGCGGGGTAGGCGAGGAAGTGCTCGGCGCCGCCCCGCACCCGGACGATCACCTCGCCGACCAGCCCGGGCCCGACCGTCCCGGTGACCCGCCCCATGAGCCCGACCATCGACGCGTCGTCCATGGCCTCAGGGTACGGGGCGAACCCCGTCACGCGGCCGGGGATTCAGTGATCACCTCTTCCGGCGGCCACGCCTCGTGCCAGCGCAGCTTCGCCTCCAACTGCGCGGCCAGGGAGAGCAGCAGCGGCTCGCTGTTCGCGGGTCCCAGCAACTGCGCGCCGACCGGCAGACCGCCCGGGGCGAAACCCGCGGGGACGTTGACCCCGGGCCAGCCCAGCACGTTCCACGGCCAGGCGTACGGACACGCGGCGATCATCGCCCGGTCGGTGGCCAGTCCGCCCAGGCCCAGCATCGAGCCGATGCGCGGCGGGGGAGCGGCGGTCGTCGGCGCCAGGACGACGTCGTACGACGTGAAGAACCCTCCGATACGACGGTGCAGGACCGCTTCGGCGCGCCGCGCCGCCCGCAGCGGTGGACCGCCGAGCAGTCCGCCCAGTCGGGCGGCGTCCCGGGTGCGGCGGTCCAAGAGGGCCGGGAAGGGGGCCTCGCGGACCCGTTCGGCGAGGCCGACGGTGGCGCGGGGGATGAAGGTGAGCCCGATCTGGCCGTAGGGCGGATCGGCCGCTACGACGGTGTGCCCCAACTCGGCGAGCGTCTCGCCGAGTTGGACGATCCTGTCCCGCACCTCGGGCCGGAGCCGGGCGGGCAGGGCGGTGAAGGGGGGCTTCAGGGCCAGGGCGATCCGCAGCCGGCCGGGCTCGCGACCGGCCGCCGTCAGGGCGTCGATGGCCGGCGGCCGGTGCGGGTCCCGTTCGTGGTTGCCGCTCGCCGCGTCGAGGAGGAGGGCCGCGTCGGCGACCGTACGGGCGAGGGTGCCGTTGACCGTGATGCCCTGGAAGGACTCGCCGCGCGGCCAGGTGGAGATGCGGCCGCGCTGCGGCTTGATGCCGATCAGATGGGTCCAGGAGGCCGGGATGCGTACCGATCCGGCGCCGTCCGAACCGAGGGCGGCGGGTACCAGGCCGGCGGCGACGGCGGCGGCCGAGCCCCCGGACGACCCGCCGGGCGTGTGCTCCGGGCTCCACGGATTGCGGGTCGCGCCGAAGGCGGGCCCCTCGGTGAACGGCCACTGCCCGAACTCGCAGGTGTTGGTCTTGCCGACGATCACGGCCCCGGCCGCCCGCAGCCGGCGCACCGCCTCCCCGTCCTCGGCGACCGCCGGGAACTCGCCCCGGCAGCCGAAGGCCGTCGGCTCGCCCGCCACGTCCGTGTCGTCTTTGACGGCCAGGGGCACGCCGAGCAGGGGCCTGCGGATTCCGGCGGCCAGCTCCTTGTCCGCCGCGTCGGCCTCGGCGAGGGCGGCCTCGGCCCGAACAACCCTGAAAGCATTGAGAGTTGACTGGGTGTCATCGATCCTGGACAGCGCCTTCTCGACGAGCGCCCGGGAGGTGACGGCACCGTCGGCCAGTGCACGGGCGGTCTCCACCAGACCTGCGGAACGGTCGAGCGTCATTGCGGGACACCTCCGGAAGGACGTTGCCTACCGAACGGTAACGTCCGAAGGGGCCGCGGCGGAACGCCCCCGCCCGCAGCGATGGTTCGGCGCAGGCCACAGCGGTCTCACCGGGCTCGCCAGGTCATGCGCAAAGCATTGACGGGCCCGGACCCCAGCTCTACCTTCTGATCGACTTCCCGAACTTGGTTCGGTATTTCGGACGCAGAGCCGCGTCCTGTCCGAGGGAGAGCCGCCCGTGACCACACAACCCCCCACGCCGTCCCGCCGTACCCTGCTGCGTGCCATGGCGGTCCTGCCCGCCTCGGCGGTCCTGCTGGGCGAACTGCCGGGTCTGGCCGGTACGGCCCTCGCCGCCGCGCCGCCGAGCGGCTCCGCCACCCGCTACACCATCGTGCCGTTCCTCAACAGCAACGACGGCACCGTGAACGTCTACCAGTCCGACGACGCCACGGACTTCCGGCTCGCCAAGGCCTCCGCCTACACACCGCCCAGCAACAGAATCCGCGACGCGAGCATCTTCAAGCACACCAACGGCTCCTACTACATCACCTACACGACCCACACCTGGCAGGACGTCAGCACCACCATCGGCTTCGCCCGCAGCACCGACCGCGTCAACTGGACGTTCCTGTACGACTACACGGTCCCCATCGCCAACCTGTCCCGCGCCTGGGCGCCGGAGTGGTTCGTCGACAGCGACGGCAGCGTGAACGTCATCGTGTCCTGCTCGACCACCAACAACGAGTGGAACTTCACCCCGTACCTGCTGAAGGCGACGAACACCGCGCTGACGTCCTGGAGTTCGCCGGTGGCGCTGTCCGGCATCGGGGCGAACCACATCGACACGTTCATCGTGAAGATAGGCTCGACCTACCACGCCTTCACCAAGAACGAGACGACGAAGTACATCGAGTACGCGACCGCCTCGAACCTCACCGGCCCCTACACGATCTCCCGGACCGGCGACTGGGCCGGCTGGGGCAGCTACCGCGAGGGCCCGGCGCTGGTGCAGCTCGACAACGGCGGCTGGCGGATCTTCTTCGACGGCTACGGCGACGGCACCTACTACTACAGCGACAGCTACAACAGCTTCTCGACGTGGTCCGCCCCGGCCGCGCTGCCCGCCGTCTCCGGTACGGCCCGCCACTTCACGGTGATCAAGGAGACGGTGTCGGGAGGCCCGGCCCTGGCGAAGAACGTCACTCGTTCCTTCCGCTCGGCCAACTTCACCACCCGCTACTGGCAGGTCCAGTCCTCCCTCCTCAACCTGCCGGTGGTCAGCAGCTCCAGCACCACCGCCACGAAGCAGGCCGCCACCTTCACCGTCGTCCCCGGCCTCGCCGACGCGGGCGGCTACTCCTTCCGCGACGCCTCCGGCAACTACCTCCGCCACTGGGACTTCCGCGCCCGCTTCGACCCCAACGACGGCACGTCCACCTTCGCCAGGGACGCCACGTTCATCGCCCGCACGGGCGCGGCCTCCGGCTCGCTCCGCTTCGAGTCGTACAACTTCCCCGGGTACTACCTGCGCCACTACAACTACGAACTCCGCGTGGAACGCACGAACGGAACGGATCTGTTCCGGCAGGACAGTTCGTTTGTGCCGGTGGGGGCCTGGGTCTGAGCTGGGGATTTCCCGGGAGGACGGGGGCGGCCAACGGGACGGACGATCCCCTGCCGGAGCGGGCCAAGGTGCTCGACCAGGAGGCGACCTTCGGAGGCCGTGATGCCCCGCAGCTGATGGCGACCTCGGCCTTGCACTGGGAAACCGATCGGTTTACGATGGTGGAAACCGGTCGGTTTCTCGATGAATCCAAGGGCTGGTCCGTGGTCACGTCCCCTGCGGGCGGGCCCTAGCCGAATCACCCGTCCGCATCAGTTCACACAAAGGGGAGCCAGCGAGATGTCCAGCTCAGAGACACGTCCCACGATTCACATCCCGGGAACCACCAGCCACACCATCGCCCCGCGCGCAGGACACCGCAGCGGCGAGGGGACCCTGCGCTACCTCAGAGCGGGCACCGGCGCTCCCCTGGTCCTGCTGCACACCGTGCGCACCCAGGCCGAGCACTTCCGCTCCCTCATCCCGCTGATCGCGGACCGGTACACCGTGTATGCCCTCGACCTGCCGGGGATGGGCTACTCCGAGATCGTGCCCGGTGCGTCGTACGACGAGCCGGCCATGCGCGCGGGCGTCAAGCGGCTCCTGACCGAACTCGACCTCCACGACGTGACCCTGGTCGGGGAGTCCATGGGGGCGGTGCTCGCCCTGACCACCGCGGCCGATCTCCCGGAGCGGGTACGGCGCGTCGTCGCGGTGAACACGTACGACTTCCCCGGCGGGATCACCCGGTCCAGTCTTCTCGCCCGCGTGGTGGTCAGCGGTGTCCTCACTCCGGGAGTGGGCCCGGTGGTCGCCGGGGTGGAGCCCAAGCCCGTCGTCCGCAGGATCCTGCAGGGCGGGGTGGTCGACAAGACCGCGCTGCGGGAGGACTACCTCGACGAACTCCTCCAGGTGGGCGGCCGCCCCGGCTACTCGACCGTCGCCCGGGGCGTGTACCAGAGCATGCCCAGCCTCATCGCCGCCCGCTCGCGCTACCCCGAGGTCAAGGCCCCCGTCCACCTCGTCTACGGGGAGAAGGACTGGTCCCGGCCCTCGGACCGGGAAGCCAACAAGGAGCTGCTGCCGGCCGCCGGTTTCACGCAGGTGCCGGGAGCGGGCCACTTCATCGCCCTGGAACGGCCCGACCTGCTGGCCGACCTGCTCAACGCGGTGGCGTGACCGCCCCGAGAGCGCTGTAGGTCTTGGTCGTGGCACTGCCGGATCTCCAGCGGGGTGGGCAGTCCCAGGTCGGGTGCTTCTGCAGCTGCCGGCGGTTGCGGAAGGTCTCGATGACGCCGTTCCTGCTGGTCACGGGCGGTCCGGATGGATTGAAGCGGCGCCTTTTCGAGCTGGGGTGACGGCGATGTCGACCGGGGCGACTCGTGGTGTCCCGTCGGGCGGACGCCCTACGGCATCGTGTGGTCGATCGGCGCCATCCGCTCGATCGACAGCCGGGTGAGCCGCATGGCCTCGATGAGTTCCTCGGTCCTCGCGGGGTTGAGCCGGTCGATGGGGATCGAGCAGCTGATCGCGTCGATCGGGGGTGTGGTGAACCGGAGTGAGAATCCGTAGCAGACCACGCCGACGAAGTTCT
Proteins encoded in this region:
- a CDS encoding flotillin family protein is translated as MPMVVGVVAGAAVLAVLVVIGLFKMMWRVAEPNEALIISGSKHRTEGLEEGMGFRIVTGRGTMVLPGVQAVRKLSLDLNETELHVDCVTHQGIPLKVRGVVIFKVGDDFVSIANAGRRFLDQQKLMSERVHNVFAGHLRSIVGGLTVEDMIRDREKLTGQTRAACGTEMEKLGLIVDSLQIHEIEDPTGYIQNLAMPHAAAVQRDARIAQAEANRLATEAEQQAFARMAEATRDSEILQAGYQAERDKAGAKAQQAGPLADAAARQEVVVQETRVAELEAHRREQQLQADVRKPADAQAYEKRTLAEAERDARISAAEAKAKETELAAAAEATRVKAAAGAEAEATKARGTAMAAATRATGEAEAAAAQARGLAEAQAAKAKGLAEADAIKARAAALAENQEAVVAQQLAENWPEIVKAGASAFGNVDNMVVLNGADGMADMLAKALTMGGTGLGLARQLLQSMNQNGQAAGGASPLNGAVPPPAQKVPIKED
- a CDS encoding amidase yields the protein MTLDRSAGLVETARALADGAVTSRALVEKALSRIDDTQSTLNAFRVVRAEAALAEADAADKELAAGIRRPLLGVPLAVKDDTDVAGEPTAFGCRGEFPAVAEDGEAVRRLRAAGAVIVGKTNTCEFGQWPFTEGPAFGATRNPWSPEHTPGGSSGGSAAAVAAGLVPAALGSDGAGSVRIPASWTHLIGIKPQRGRISTWPRGESFQGITVNGTLARTVADAALLLDAASGNHERDPHRPPAIDALTAAGREPGRLRIALALKPPFTALPARLRPEVRDRIVQLGETLAELGHTVVAADPPYGQIGLTFIPRATVGLAERVREAPFPALLDRRTRDAARLGGLLGGPPLRAARRAEAVLHRRIGGFFTSYDVVLAPTTAAPPPRIGSMLGLGGLATDRAMIAACPYAWPWNVLGWPGVNVPAGFAPGGLPVGAQLLGPANSEPLLLSLAAQLEAKLRWHEAWPPEEVITESPAA
- a CDS encoding alpha/beta fold hydrolase, with protein sequence MSSSETRPTIHIPGTTSHTIAPRAGHRSGEGTLRYLRAGTGAPLVLLHTVRTQAEHFRSLIPLIADRYTVYALDLPGMGYSEIVPGASYDEPAMRAGVKRLLTELDLHDVTLVGESMGAVLALTTAADLPERVRRVVAVNTYDFPGGITRSSLLARVVVSGVLTPGVGPVVAGVEPKPVVRRILQGGVVDKTALREDYLDELLQVGGRPGYSTVARGVYQSMPSLIAARSRYPEVKAPVHLVYGEKDWSRPSDREANKELLPAAGFTQVPGAGHFIALERPDLLADLLNAVA
- a CDS encoding glycoside hydrolase family 43 protein; the encoded protein is MTTQPPTPSRRTLLRAMAVLPASAVLLGELPGLAGTALAAAPPSGSATRYTIVPFLNSNDGTVNVYQSDDATDFRLAKASAYTPPSNRIRDASIFKHTNGSYYITYTTHTWQDVSTTIGFARSTDRVNWTFLYDYTVPIANLSRAWAPEWFVDSDGSVNVIVSCSTTNNEWNFTPYLLKATNTALTSWSSPVALSGIGANHIDTFIVKIGSTYHAFTKNETTKYIEYATASNLTGPYTISRTGDWAGWGSYREGPALVQLDNGGWRIFFDGYGDGTYYYSDSYNSFSTWSAPAALPAVSGTARHFTVIKETVSGGPALAKNVTRSFRSANFTTRYWQVQSSLLNLPVVSSSSTTATKQAATFTVVPGLADAGGYSFRDASGNYLRHWDFRARFDPNDGTSTFARDATFIARTGAASGSLRFESYNFPGYYLRHYNYELRVERTNGTDLFRQDSSFVPVGAWV
- a CDS encoding TIGR02452 family protein, with translation MSARLRGIAHETERIVAAGTYRAPDGREVSVAQALEAAREGTRMYGPDPVEVAPFSCAPTRIEVTGESSLEAARRLAGPVAVLNFSSARNPGGGYLNGAQAQEEALCRASALYACLVGVREFYDHHRAHRDPFYTDRVIHSPAVPVFRDDRGRLLDEPYLAGFLTAAAPNAGVVRRTAPEREAELPQALAARAERVLEVAAAHGYRRLVLGAWGCGVFQNDPAQVAEAFRALLGPGGRFAGAFEHVVFGVLDRTRGAVVREAFVRAFASSERQLQR
- a CDS encoding type II toxin-antitoxin system PemK/MazF family toxin translates to MTAFTPDTDENVPGRFGRTATTEADPRQVGTVRTEYSPAHDGDPDPGEIVWTWVPFEENDGRGKDRPVLVVAREAAGTLLAVQLSSKRHDGDREWVPIGSGPWDRSGRDSWVDVDRILRLHEKGMRREACALDRGRFNLVRHRLHERYDWS